From Macaca mulatta isolate MMU2019108-1 chromosome 1, T2T-MMU8v2.0, whole genome shotgun sequence, the proteins below share one genomic window:
- the SFN gene encoding 14-3-3 protein sigma, giving the protein MERASLIQKAKLAEQAERYEDMAAFMKGAVEKGEELSCEERNLLSVAYKNVVGGQRAAWRVLSSIEQKSNEEGSEEKGPEVREYREKVETELRGVCDTVLGLLDSHLIKEAGDAESRVFYLKMKGDYYRYLAEVATGDDKKRIIDSARSAYQEAMDISKKEMPPTNPIRLGLALNFSVFHYEIANSPEEAISLAKTTFDEAMADLHTLSEDSYKDSTLIMQLLRDNLTLWTADNAGEEGGEAPQEPQS; this is encoded by the coding sequence ATGGAGAGAGCCAGTCTGATCCAGAAGGCCAAGCTGGCAGAGCAGGCCGAACGTTATGAGGACATGGCAGCCTTCATGAAGGGCGCCGTGGAGAAAGGTGAGGAGCTCTCCTGCGAAGAGCGAAACCTGCTCTCAGTAGCCTACAAGAATGTGGTGGGCGGCCAGAGGGCTGCCTGGAGGGTCCTGTCCAGTATTGAGCAGAAAAGCAACGAGGAGGGCTCGGAGGAGAAGGGCCCCGAGGTGCGTGAGTACCGGGAGAAGGTGGAGACTGAGCTCCGGGGCGTGTGCGACACCGTGCTGGGCCTGCTGGACAGCCATCTCATCAAGGAGGCTGGGGACGCGGAGAGCAGGGTCTTCTACCTGAAGATGAAGGGCGACTACTACCGCTACTTGGCCGAGGTGGCCACTGGTGACGACAAGAAGCGCATCATCGACTCAGCCCGGTCAGCCTACCAGGAGGCCATGGACATCAGCAAGAAGGAGATGCCGCCCACCAATCCCATCCGCCTGGGCCTGGCCCTGAACTTTTCCGTCTTCCACTACGAGATCGCCAACAGCCCCGAGGAGGCCATCTCGCTGGCCAAGACCACTTTCGATGAGGCCATGGCTGATCTGCACACCCTCAGCGAGGACTCCTACAAAGACAGCACCCTCATCATGCAGCTGCTGCGAGACAACCTGACGCTGTGGACGGCCGACAACGCCGGGGAAGAGGGGGGCGAGGCTCCCCAGGAGCCCCAGAGCTGA